A genomic stretch from Erwinia sp. E_sp_B01_1 includes:
- a CDS encoding LLM class flavin-dependent oxidoreductase, producing MEIYWYLTAPDGPQPWTSSGSRQVNYAYFQQVARAVDHLGFTGALLATGAHDPWILGASLISHTERMKFLIAIQPGLISPTLLAKMAVTFNQFSKGRVLLNVVSGDKNTLGAYGLHLDHDARYDLSDEFLQVLRPLLAEQPVSFEGEHIHVDNAQLALGNGGYPPPPLWFGGSSDAAQEVAARHIDTYLSWGETPPQAAEKIAQVKARAEKHDRKLRYGIRLYVIVRETDALAWQAVEALYKTMDEKATGARQKLARGSDSVGQSRMSALHNNHKPEDPRELEIYPGLWAGIGLVRPGPGTAIVGSPETVERTLRAYQEAGVEVFILSGFPLLEEAYRFSELVMPLLDLNTLNSQPDNSFTWGNLWDRPMGEKE from the coding sequence ATGGAAATTTACTGGTATCTCACCGCCCCCGACGGGCCGCAACCCTGGACCTCCTCTGGCAGTCGCCAGGTCAACTATGCCTATTTTCAGCAGGTTGCCCGGGCGGTGGATCACCTTGGTTTTACTGGCGCATTGCTGGCAACCGGAGCGCATGATCCCTGGATACTTGGCGCCTCTTTGATCTCCCACACCGAACGCATGAAATTCCTTATCGCCATTCAGCCAGGACTGATTTCGCCTACGTTACTGGCGAAGATGGCGGTGACTTTTAATCAGTTCTCGAAAGGGCGCGTGTTGTTAAACGTGGTCAGTGGCGATAAGAACACCCTCGGCGCTTATGGGCTGCACCTCGACCACGATGCGCGCTATGACCTGAGCGATGAGTTTCTACAGGTGCTACGTCCACTACTGGCGGAGCAGCCAGTGAGCTTTGAAGGTGAGCATATCCACGTTGATAATGCACAACTGGCGCTGGGCAATGGCGGTTATCCGCCGCCACCGCTGTGGTTTGGCGGTTCCTCTGATGCCGCACAGGAAGTGGCAGCCAGACATATTGATACCTATCTCTCCTGGGGTGAAACGCCACCGCAGGCTGCGGAAAAAATCGCGCAGGTAAAAGCGCGTGCGGAAAAGCATGACCGGAAGCTGCGTTATGGTATTCGTCTGTATGTGATTGTGCGTGAAACCGATGCGCTGGCATGGCAGGCGGTAGAGGCGTTGTATAAGACTATGGATGAGAAAGCGACAGGTGCGCGGCAGAAACTGGCGAGGGGATCTGACTCTGTCGGCCAGTCACGGATGAGTGCGTTGCATAACAATCACAAGCCTGAGGATCCACGCGAGTTAGAGATTTATCCCGGCCTCTGGGCAGGGATCGGGCTGGTAAGGCCGGGTCCTGGCACCGCCATCGTCGGTAGCCCGGAAACGGTGGAACGCACCCTGCGCGCCTATCAGGAAGCCGGGGTTGAAGTGTTCATCCTGTCTGGCTTCCCACTGCTGGAAGAAGCTTATCGCTTCAGCGAACTGGTGATGCCGCTTCTCGATCTCAACACCCTTAACTCACAGCCCGATAACAGTTTCACCTGGGGCAATTTATGGGATCGCCCGATGGGAGAGAAAGAGTAA
- a CDS encoding ABC transporter ATP-binding protein: protein MNALLKVGNLTLSYSQRGAWREVVHNVSFDLQPGEMVALVGESGSGKTTTAQAIIGLLAENGRRDSGRIVLNGTDIAGWSSKRMNNLRGVSISLVPQDPGNSLNPVKTIGDQVAEILHLHQKMSKADRRQRVLALLEKVGLSHPEQRMKQYPHQLSGGMKQRVLIAIALALRPQIIIADEPTSALDVTVQKRILDLLDVLRRESGTAVLFVTHDLALAAERADRLLVFRDGEIQEQGLAAQVINAPQHSYTRQLLRDAAPGEIALPTPDTFSTPAIQLSAINKQFSLGKQQLTVAKQVNLKVARGTTHALVGESGSGKTTLARILLGFEKADSGQVLIEGIDAGALRGEALRQLRRRIQFVYQNPFASLDPRQSLFAIIEEPLRNFEKLNAAERRQRVEEVAERVALPLTLLSRRPRELSGGQRQRVAIARALILQPQILVLDEATSALDVTVQAQILQLLQTLQRELGLTYLFITHDLATVRRLAHSVTVLRAGEVVEQGDTVTLFSAPQHPYTRSLIEAIPTFYPQVLESA, encoded by the coding sequence ATGAACGCCTTGTTGAAAGTTGGAAACCTCACCCTGAGCTACAGCCAGCGCGGTGCATGGCGCGAAGTGGTGCACAACGTAAGCTTTGATTTGCAACCTGGTGAAATGGTGGCGCTGGTGGGCGAATCCGGTTCCGGCAAAACCACGACCGCGCAGGCAATTATTGGTCTGCTGGCAGAGAATGGTCGCCGGGACAGCGGCAGGATCGTGCTGAACGGTACGGATATCGCTGGCTGGTCTTCTAAACGCATGAACAACCTGAGGGGCGTGAGCATCAGCCTTGTCCCGCAGGACCCCGGCAACTCACTGAATCCGGTAAAAACTATCGGCGATCAGGTGGCTGAGATACTCCACCTCCATCAAAAAATGAGTAAAGCCGATCGTCGGCAGCGCGTACTGGCGTTGCTGGAAAAAGTGGGTTTAAGCCATCCTGAACAGCGGATGAAGCAGTATCCTCACCAGCTTTCTGGCGGGATGAAACAGCGCGTACTGATCGCTATCGCCCTCGCCCTGCGCCCACAAATCATCATTGCTGACGAACCCACCAGCGCCCTGGACGTGACGGTGCAGAAGCGAATCCTCGATTTGCTGGATGTGCTGCGTCGCGAATCAGGCACGGCGGTATTGTTTGTGACCCACGATTTGGCACTGGCCGCCGAGCGAGCCGATCGTCTGCTGGTGTTTCGTGATGGTGAGATTCAGGAACAGGGGCTGGCTGCGCAGGTGATCAACGCACCGCAGCATTCTTACACGCGTCAGCTATTACGGGATGCAGCACCCGGAGAAATAGCCCTGCCCACGCCCGACACTTTCTCAACGCCCGCCATCCAGCTGAGCGCGATTAACAAACAGTTCTCGCTGGGTAAACAGCAGTTAACGGTAGCGAAGCAGGTGAACCTTAAGGTTGCGCGTGGAACCACACATGCGCTGGTAGGCGAATCTGGCTCCGGCAAAACCACGCTTGCACGCATTTTGCTTGGCTTTGAAAAGGCCGACAGCGGCCAGGTGTTGATTGAGGGTATTGATGCCGGTGCCCTGCGCGGTGAAGCGTTGCGCCAGCTGAGGCGGAGAATTCAGTTTGTTTATCAGAACCCTTTCGCCTCGCTCGATCCCCGCCAGTCGCTTTTCGCCATTATTGAAGAACCGCTACGCAACTTTGAAAAACTGAATGCCGCTGAGCGGCGTCAGCGCGTTGAAGAAGTGGCAGAACGCGTGGCGTTGCCATTGACGCTGCTTAGCCGCAGGCCGCGTGAACTTTCGGGTGGTCAGCGTCAACGCGTGGCTATTGCGCGTGCGCTGATCCTGCAACCGCAGATTCTGGTGCTGGACGAAGCCACCTCGGCGCTTGATGTCACGGTACAGGCGCAAATCCTCCAGTTGCTGCAAACGTTACAGCGCGAGCTGGGATTGACCTATCTGTTTATCACCCACGATCTCGCCACGGTACGTCGCCTCGCGCACAGCGTCACTGTACTGCGCGCGGGTGAAGTCGTGGAACAAGGTGACACTGTCACTCTGTTCAGTGCACCACAACACCCTTATACCCGGTCGCTGATCGAGGCTATTCCCACTTTTTATCCGCAGGTTTTGGAGTCTGCATAA
- a CDS encoding ABC transporter permease translates to MQGSLLRRMGQSLLVLWAAFTLSFLLLQVLPGDAVLIKFQNPDLGLSPDQIREMRTAYGADNPLWQQYLHTLLAMLRGDFGYSVQAGVAVSDLLASNLPATLQLALLGFSLATLLAFALAALSRLPALRLLRALLQSLPALFISLPTFWLGIALIQLFSFQLHLIPVINPTAMQALILPAITVAVPISAPLAQILLRSIDQVSVQPFVAVARAKGASESHVLWRHVMRNALLPVLNVAGLLLGELIVGALITETVFGLSGIGQLTQQAVNNQDVAVLQAVVMISALAFVLINLLVDLLMPLFDPRLQTLSGGTQ, encoded by the coding sequence ATGCAAGGTTCACTGCTGAGAAGAATGGGTCAGAGTCTGCTGGTGCTGTGGGCCGCCTTTACCCTGTCGTTCCTGCTGTTACAGGTTCTGCCTGGCGATGCGGTGCTGATCAAGTTTCAGAATCCCGATCTGGGCTTAAGCCCGGATCAGATTCGTGAGATGCGAACAGCCTATGGCGCCGATAATCCACTGTGGCAGCAGTATCTACATACGCTGTTGGCGATGCTGCGCGGTGATTTTGGCTATTCAGTACAGGCTGGCGTGGCGGTAAGCGATCTGCTCGCCAGCAATCTGCCTGCCACGCTGCAATTAGCTCTGCTGGGCTTTTCTCTTGCCACCCTGCTTGCCTTTGCGCTGGCTGCACTTTCACGCCTGCCTGCCCTGCGCCTGTTGCGTGCTTTGCTCCAATCGCTGCCCGCGTTGTTTATCTCACTGCCGACTTTCTGGCTTGGCATCGCCCTGATCCAGCTTTTCTCTTTTCAGCTGCATCTGATCCCCGTTATCAACCCAACGGCAATGCAGGCGTTGATCCTTCCGGCCATTACCGTGGCAGTCCCCATATCGGCACCGCTGGCGCAAATTTTGCTGCGCAGTATCGATCAGGTTTCTGTACAGCCTTTTGTGGCTGTGGCCCGTGCCAAAGGTGCCAGCGAAAGCCATGTGCTCTGGCGTCATGTTATGCGTAACGCCTTATTACCGGTGTTGAATGTCGCAGGTCTGCTGCTCGGTGAGCTGATAGTAGGCGCGCTGATCACCGAAACGGTGTTTGGCCTGAGCGGGATCGGCCAGCTGACTCAGCAGGCGGTGAATAATCAGGATGTCGCCGTGTTACAGGCTGTGGTCATGATTTCCGCGCTGGCCTTTGTGCTGATAAATTTGCTGGTTGACCTGCTGATGCCGCTGTTCGATCCGAGACTGCAAACTTTAAGCGGAGGAACTCAATGA
- a CDS encoding TIGR04028 family ABC transporter substrate-binding protein — translation MKTHVHLQALSLALLTGIFNANAADTPVKGGTLVYLEQQAHTNLYPPAGGFYPNGGILNQITDKLTWQNPKTLQVEPWIAESWSSNADKTEYTFKIRPGVTFSDGTPLDANAVAKNFDTYGLGNKVQRLPVSEVINNYERSEVVDPLTVKFYFKKPSPGFLQGTATIGSGLVSLSTLQRTFDQLGDARHIIGSGPFVVSNEKLGREVDLTARKEYQWGPKNLAQQGPANLDGIKFIVTPEDSVRIGALLAGQADFIRQVQAYDEKQAQQQDFPIYAAPTRGVNDSISFRPDNPLVSDINVRQALLHATNAQQVVQTLFSPNYPQATSVIAESAAGYVNLADKLKYDPARAKQLLDEAGWKAGSDGIREKEGKKLTLTVYESLPQPQNKEVLQLLAQQWRQVGVQLVVKAGDAGSRTLDNLDPLKTPLTVSEVGRADPDVVKSMFYPSNRDALLQKGGSSEKVQNFRDDKLNALLVGISAEVDPAKRLAITGEAQRYLLDQAYVIPIFEEPQVFAGAPWLKGISFEAVGRPSFYGAWLEKH, via the coding sequence ATGAAGACGCACGTACACTTGCAGGCATTAAGCTTAGCCCTGCTGACAGGGATTTTTAACGCAAACGCAGCGGATACGCCGGTTAAAGGCGGCACGCTGGTTTATCTCGAACAACAGGCACACACCAATCTCTATCCTCCGGCCGGGGGCTTCTATCCCAACGGCGGCATTCTCAATCAGATCACCGATAAACTGACGTGGCAGAATCCCAAAACGTTACAGGTTGAGCCGTGGATAGCCGAAAGCTGGAGCAGTAACGCCGATAAAACGGAATACACCTTTAAAATACGTCCCGGTGTGACCTTCTCCGATGGCACCCCTTTAGATGCGAATGCGGTGGCGAAAAACTTTGATACCTACGGGCTGGGCAATAAAGTTCAGCGGCTGCCGGTTTCTGAAGTAATTAATAATTATGAGCGCAGTGAGGTTGTGGACCCGCTGACGGTGAAGTTCTATTTCAAAAAACCTTCGCCCGGCTTTTTACAGGGCACAGCCACCATCGGCTCGGGACTGGTTTCCCTCAGTACATTACAGCGCACATTTGACCAGCTGGGAGACGCGCGGCATATCATTGGCTCTGGTCCCTTTGTGGTCAGTAATGAAAAACTCGGTCGTGAAGTCGATTTAACCGCACGTAAAGAGTATCAGTGGGGACCGAAGAACCTTGCCCAGCAAGGCCCGGCTAATCTCGACGGCATTAAATTTATTGTCACCCCAGAAGACAGCGTGCGTATCGGCGCACTGCTGGCGGGCCAGGCCGACTTTATCCGCCAGGTTCAGGCCTATGACGAAAAACAGGCACAGCAGCAGGATTTCCCGATTTACGCGGCACCTACGCGCGGTGTGAATGACAGCATCAGTTTCCGCCCTGACAACCCGCTGGTGAGTGATATCAACGTGCGCCAGGCGCTGCTGCACGCCACCAACGCCCAACAGGTGGTGCAAACGCTGTTCTCGCCAAACTATCCTCAGGCAACCTCGGTCATTGCTGAGTCGGCAGCCGGTTATGTCAATCTTGCCGACAAGCTGAAATACGATCCCGCGCGCGCAAAGCAGTTGCTTGATGAAGCAGGCTGGAAAGCCGGCAGCGATGGCATTCGCGAAAAAGAGGGCAAAAAACTCACGCTTACCGTCTATGAATCTCTGCCTCAGCCGCAAAATAAAGAGGTGCTGCAACTGCTGGCGCAGCAGTGGCGTCAGGTGGGCGTGCAGCTGGTGGTGAAAGCCGGAGATGCTGGTAGCCGTACTTTAGACAACCTCGATCCGCTTAAAACACCCCTTACCGTTTCTGAAGTTGGCCGTGCCGATCCTGACGTAGTGAAAAGCATGTTCTACCCCAGCAACCGTGATGCGCTACTGCAAAAAGGCGGCTCAAGCGAAAAGGTGCAGAACTTCCGTGATGACAAGCTCAACGCGCTGCTGGTTGGGATCTCTGCCGAGGTCGATCCAGCGAAACGGCTGGCCATTACCGGTGAAGCCCAGCGCTATCTGCTCGATCAGGCCTATGTCATCCCCATCTTTGAAGAGCCACAGGTTTTTGCTGGCGCGCCCTGGCTGAAAGGCATCAGTTTTGAGGCTGTAGGTCGCCCGTCATTTTACGGTGCATGGCTGGAAAAACATTAA
- a CDS encoding ABC transporter permease, giving the protein MSLISYTTERQINRGARPQRAWNIQPGLWLAWAVMLLAVLAAFAPGLFTHYSPTEGIAGAQRLAPQAAYWLGTDQLGRDLFTRIIYGSAQSLSAAVAAVAMGFIGGATLGVLAGATGGRTENLLMRLVDVLLSIPSLLLSLSILILLGFGTVHAALAVGITSIASFARLARGEVVRVRRSEFVEAAYGSGGSFWRVLWRHILPNSLTAVVAFAALQFGQAILALSTLSFLGYGTPPPAPEWGLLIAEGRNYLATAWWLTTFPGIVVVAVVLAANRISRQLAGDDA; this is encoded by the coding sequence ATGAGCCTGATCAGCTACACCACTGAACGGCAGATTAACCGGGGAGCGCGGCCACAACGTGCGTGGAACATACAGCCCGGTTTGTGGCTGGCCTGGGCGGTTATGCTGCTGGCAGTGCTGGCAGCCTTTGCGCCGGGTTTGTTTACCCATTACAGCCCGACGGAGGGGATTGCTGGCGCACAGCGTTTAGCGCCGCAGGCCGCATACTGGCTCGGCACTGACCAACTGGGGCGCGATCTTTTTACCCGTATTATTTACGGCTCCGCTCAATCTCTCTCTGCTGCCGTTGCGGCAGTGGCGATGGGATTCATCGGCGGCGCGACGCTTGGCGTGCTGGCCGGTGCGACAGGCGGAAGAACCGAAAACCTGTTGATGCGTCTGGTGGATGTGCTGCTGTCCATTCCGTCGCTGCTGCTCTCCCTTAGCATTCTCATCCTGTTGGGTTTTGGCACCGTACACGCCGCGCTCGCCGTCGGCATTACGTCAATTGCCAGTTTTGCCCGGCTGGCCCGCGGTGAAGTTGTGCGCGTCCGGCGCAGCGAATTTGTTGAAGCGGCTTACGGCAGCGGCGGCAGCTTCTGGCGCGTGCTGTGGCGTCACATCCTGCCCAACTCGCTAACGGCCGTGGTAGCTTTTGCTGCATTGCAATTTGGTCAGGCCATTCTGGCGCTCTCCACCCTGAGTTTTCTCGGCTACGGTACGCCGCCGCCTGCTCCGGAGTGGGGATTGCTTATCGCTGAAGGGCGCAACTATCTGGCCACGGCGTGGTGGCTGACTACGTTCCCCGGCATCGTAGTGGTAGCGGTGGTGCTGGCCGCTAATCGCATCAGCCGTCAGCTTGCAGGAGATGATGCATGA